In one window of Lacticaseibacillus casei DSM 20011 = JCM 1134 = ATCC 393 DNA:
- a CDS encoding DUF806 family protein, protein MSAVDDAVTVLNQAHIAGIDAIYGNNLPKSELDNVNKTVVLVTDSADDPASFGNNDFWSLNQEVELQIWYAQLLDSDTEAIEIAMMKAFTHQHWQVAAVRQRTLDPDTQQLFNTFYFSRTKNI, encoded by the coding sequence GTGAGTGCAGTAGATGATGCAGTAACAGTGCTGAATCAGGCACATATTGCTGGTATTGACGCTATTTATGGTAATAACTTGCCAAAATCAGAGCTAGACAATGTGAACAAAACAGTTGTTCTTGTCACTGATTCCGCCGATGATCCAGCATCTTTTGGTAATAATGACTTTTGGTCACTAAATCAAGAAGTTGAATTGCAGATTTGGTACGCGCAATTGCTCGATTCTGATACCGAGGCCATTGAGATAGCCATGATGAAGGCTTTTACTCATCAGCATTGGCAGGTAGCCGCGGTTAGACAACGAACATTAGACCCAGACACACAGCAACTTTTTAACACATTTTATTTCAGTAGAACAAAGAATATTTAG
- a CDS encoding phage tail tube assembly chaperone, which yields MKIKVSQLGNRVHEVKTSNRNMEKMYDLQLLMAKADDVANMEPVEIIKMQRDMLHDSIDFLTTVLNLNKQETDKLGDLEFADTIQAVNYTFERMMGMSDEDIDLAAKKQDASKSKD from the coding sequence ATGAAAATTAAAGTTAGCCAACTTGGCAATCGTGTACACGAAGTTAAAACCAGTAATCGCAACATGGAAAAGATGTATGATCTGCAATTGCTCATGGCCAAGGCAGACGATGTCGCCAATATGGAACCAGTAGAAATTATTAAGATGCAGCGCGATATGCTACATGACTCAATCGACTTCTTGACCACCGTTTTAAACCTGAACAAGCAAGAAACGGACAAGCTTGGGGATCTAGAATTTGCCGACACTATTCAGGCGGTTAATTACACTTTTGAACGCATGATGGGCATGAGTGATGAGGATATTGACTTAGCTGCCAAGAAGCAGGATGCCAGCAAAAGCAAAGATTAA
- a CDS encoding head-tail connector protein, with product MADETADTVGVTADDMQSYLNLDSDGDASILEGLISTAESAVMNAIDDTIAVEVYRTYPLFNQAVRVLVDFMYYSRGTLSDQSKAYPPSYAYMINSIRWKIQRDQAAKAGGNDG from the coding sequence ATGGCAGATGAAACGGCTGATACCGTTGGAGTTACCGCTGATGATATGCAATCCTATCTTAATCTGGACAGTGATGGCGATGCATCGATTCTAGAAGGCTTGATTAGTACGGCGGAAAGCGCAGTGATGAATGCCATCGATGACACGATTGCGGTTGAAGTTTATCGAACGTACCCTCTGTTCAATCAGGCGGTTCGGGTTCTGGTAGACTTCATGTACTACAGTCGTGGCACGTTGTCTGACCAAAGTAAGGCCTATCCACCCAGCTATGCTTACATGATCAACAGTATTCGTTGGAAGATTCAGCGTGATCAAGCAGCAAAGGCTGGTGGGAATGATGGCTAA
- a CDS encoding phage tail protein, protein MATVGLYGIAFGLVDNNQKIIADATNGLGTDGVYQVGRADLGGKTANITGLSAAPVKIYGFNQVQDVTMPTSEPSVAIDINNLNFQIKQKIKGFVSDGKGGYVDENLKAHVALLITAQTIDRQHFVYYGFGDGILTETAANIQTDNNAEQRTDDTLTYTALSTIAFNSQPYKIYSDLDPKFDKANMYKEVFGGYVLPASSTGSVSVTSGH, encoded by the coding sequence ATGGCAACAGTAGGTTTATATGGGATTGCTTTTGGGTTAGTTGACAATAACCAGAAGATTATTGCAGATGCAACTAACGGATTAGGGACAGACGGAGTTTATCAGGTTGGACGTGCAGATCTTGGCGGTAAAACTGCTAACATCACTGGCTTATCAGCCGCACCTGTCAAAATTTATGGATTCAATCAAGTACAAGACGTGACAATGCCAACGAGCGAGCCTTCGGTGGCCATTGACATTAATAATTTGAACTTCCAAATTAAGCAAAAGATTAAGGGGTTTGTATCAGATGGCAAGGGCGGATATGTTGACGAAAACCTGAAAGCACATGTGGCTTTGCTTATCACGGCGCAAACGATTGATCGACAGCATTTTGTTTATTACGGTTTTGGCGATGGTATTTTGACCGAAACCGCAGCTAACATCCAGACTGATAACAATGCTGAACAGCGTACTGATGACACTTTAACTTACACTGCTCTTTCCACGATTGCCTTCAATAGCCAACCGTACAAGATTTACAGTGATCTTGATCCTAAGTTCGACAAAGCCAACATGTACAAAGAGGTATTCGGTGGCTACGTATTGCCGGCAAGTTCAACAGGATCTGTCTCCGTAACTTCTGGTCACTAA
- a CDS encoding phage head closure protein — MMAKFKVADFSRKVDLGSPQSHKTGAGINITSFVPNYSLHFKQQTRTLTQQYTLVGTRLDNSITIIVRHDTRNASQKQARLDGIVYDISDISPDDSNDAIRYDYLTLVKTTKGA, encoded by the coding sequence ATGATGGCTAAATTTAAAGTAGCCGATTTCAGCCGCAAGGTTGATCTCGGCTCTCCACAATCACACAAGACTGGTGCCGGCATTAATATCACTAGCTTTGTTCCGAATTATAGTCTGCATTTCAAGCAGCAGACGCGGACACTCACCCAGCAGTACACTCTTGTGGGCACACGTTTGGACAATTCAATCACTATTATAGTCCGTCACGACACTAGAAATGCTAGTCAGAAACAGGCACGCCTTGATGGTATTGTGTATGACATTTCAGACATTAGCCCGGACGACAGTAACGATGCTATTCGTTATGACTATCTGACCCTAGTCAAAACAACTAAGGGGGCATAA
- a CDS encoding HK97-gp10 family putative phage morphogenesis protein — MDMDEALGQWLKQVSKAAQLSVSDQEKITKAGADVYAKELAETTKEKHPNTKGDGGKYGHLSEDISSAAGDIDGDHNGSSTVGFHNKAHIARFLNDGTKNIRADHFVDNARDDAKDAVFAAEAEKYQAMIAKANGGDSK, encoded by the coding sequence GTGGACATGGATGAAGCACTTGGCCAATGGCTTAAGCAAGTATCAAAGGCCGCACAGCTTTCTGTATCCGACCAAGAGAAGATCACCAAGGCTGGTGCTGATGTTTACGCCAAGGAGCTAGCAGAGACCACCAAAGAAAAACACCCAAATACTAAGGGAGACGGCGGTAAGTATGGACATTTGAGCGAGGACATCAGTAGTGCTGCGGGAGATATTGACGGTGACCATAATGGAAGTTCAACGGTTGGGTTCCACAATAAAGCCCACATTGCTCGCTTCTTAAATGACGGGACAAAGAACATCCGTGCTGACCATTTTGTTGATAATGCCCGTGACGATGCCAAAGATGCTGTATTTGCCGCTGAAGCCGAGAAATATCAGGCAATGATTGCCAAAGCGAATGGCGGTGACAGCAAGTGA